A section of the Humulus lupulus chromosome 2, drHumLupu1.1, whole genome shotgun sequence genome encodes:
- the LOC133815481 gene encoding uncharacterized protein LOC133815481, producing MNSNKEEEDMNPNNVVPPKPQFRALRAQEMSDGKVEFRMVYVPRHRYAPLKKAWVEIYTPIYEEMKVDICMNLRAQKVELKTRTDTPYITNLQKCADFVQAFVLGFDAIDAIALLRLDELYVESFEIKDVRRLSGPQQLSRAIGRLAGKGGKNKFEIENYTKTRIVVADQKIHILGSFANIKIARSSLCRSILASPAAKIRAKLRAL from the coding sequence ATGAATTCTAATAAGGAAGAAGAAGACATGAACCCTAATAATGTAGTGCCACCAAAGCCCCAGTTTAGAGCCTTGAGGGCTCAAGAGATGTCCGATGGGAAAGTTGAATTTCGGATGGTATACGTTCCTCGCCATCGATACGCGCCTCTGAAGAAAGCATGGGTGGAGATCTACACACCAATCTACGAAGAGATGAAGGTTGACATATGCATGAATTTGAGGGCTCAAAAGGTGGAATTGAAGACAAGAACAGACACACCCTACATTACCAATTTACAGAAATGTGCAGATTTCGTCCAAGCCTTCGTGCTGGGTTTCGATGCCATCGACGCCATTGCTCTCTTGCGTTTGGATGAGCTCTACGTTGAGTCTTTTGAGATCAAGGATGTTAGGAGACTCAGTGGACCGCAGCAGTTGTCTCGTGCGATCGGTAGACTCGCCGGCAAAGGAGGTAAgaacaagtttgagattgaaAATTATACCAAGACAAGGATTGTCGTTGCTGATCAAAAGATTCACATTTTGGGCTCATTTGCTAATATTAAGATTGCCAGATCTTCACTTTGTCGCTCTATTTTGGCCTCGCCTGCAGCCAAGATAAGGGCTAAGTTGAGAGCTCTCTAG